One genomic window of Acidovorax radicis includes the following:
- a CDS encoding DUF3579 domain-containing protein has translation MVSPTSKEVFIQGITHDGKTFRPSDWAERLAGVMSSFRPGGARPGSHLSYSPWCIPTTLNGVKCVVVHRDLRDYEPMAWDFVINFARDNNLQVAEACLLPDAVPSKLT, from the coding sequence ATGGTTTCCCCCACCTCCAAAGAAGTCTTCATTCAGGGCATCACCCATGACGGGAAAACCTTTCGCCCCAGCGATTGGGCCGAGCGGCTGGCAGGGGTGATGAGCAGTTTCCGCCCCGGTGGCGCCCGCCCGGGTAGCCACCTGAGCTATTCGCCGTGGTGTATTCCCACCACGCTCAATGGCGTGAAGTGTGTGGTGGTGCACCGCGATCTGCGCGACTACGAACCCATGGCGTGGGACTTCGTCATCAACTTTGCCCGCGATAACAACCTGCAGGTGGCTGAGGCTTGCCTGCTGCCTGACGCCGTCCCTTCCAAGCTGACTTGA
- a CDS encoding aspartate aminotransferase family protein has protein sequence MTAFIEAASPHVMNTYGRVPIALARGQGCRVWDVNGKEYLDGLGGIAVNTLGHNHAKLVPALQEQITKLIHTSNYYHSPLQEQLATKLVELSGMTNVFFCNSGLEANEAALKIARKFGVDKGIAKPEIVVYEKAFHGRSIATMSATGNPKINSGFGPLVEGFIRVPLNDIEAIKKATEGNPNVVAVFFETIQGEGGINSMRVEYLQQLRKLCDERGWLMMIDEVQCGMGRTGKWFAHQWAGIVPDVMPLAKGLGSGVPIGAVVAGPKAANVLQPGNHGTTFGGNPLAMRAGVETIRIMEEDGLLQNAATVGGHLKAALQRELGTLPGVKDIRGQGLMLGIELNKPCGALVGRAAEAGLLLSVTADSVIRLVPSLILTTAEADEIVAKLTPLVKAILAE, from the coding sequence ATGACCGCTTTCATTGAGGCCGCTTCGCCCCACGTGATGAACACCTATGGCCGCGTGCCCATTGCACTGGCCCGCGGTCAAGGCTGCCGAGTCTGGGACGTCAATGGCAAGGAATACCTGGACGGCCTGGGCGGCATCGCGGTCAACACGTTGGGCCACAACCATGCCAAGCTCGTGCCCGCCTTGCAGGAGCAGATCACCAAGCTGATCCACACCTCCAACTACTACCATTCGCCGCTGCAGGAGCAACTGGCGACCAAACTGGTGGAGCTGTCGGGCATGACCAACGTGTTCTTCTGCAACTCGGGCCTGGAGGCCAACGAGGCTGCCCTGAAGATCGCACGCAAGTTCGGCGTGGACAAGGGCATCGCCAAGCCCGAGATCGTGGTCTATGAGAAGGCCTTCCACGGCCGCTCGATTGCCACCATGTCGGCCACCGGCAACCCCAAGATCAACAGCGGCTTCGGCCCGCTGGTGGAGGGCTTCATCCGCGTGCCACTGAACGACATCGAAGCCATCAAGAAGGCCACCGAAGGCAATCCCAACGTGGTGGCCGTGTTCTTCGAGACCATCCAGGGCGAAGGCGGCATCAACTCCATGCGCGTGGAATACCTGCAGCAGCTGCGCAAGCTGTGCGACGAACGCGGCTGGCTCATGATGATCGACGAGGTGCAGTGCGGCATGGGCCGCACCGGCAAGTGGTTTGCCCACCAGTGGGCGGGCATCGTGCCCGACGTGATGCCCCTGGCCAAGGGCCTGGGCTCTGGTGTGCCGATCGGCGCCGTGGTGGCAGGCCCCAAGGCCGCCAACGTGCTGCAGCCCGGCAACCATGGCACCACCTTTGGCGGCAACCCGCTGGCCATGCGCGCCGGGGTTGAAACCATTCGCATCATGGAAGAAGACGGCCTGCTGCAAAATGCCGCCACCGTGGGTGGCCATCTCAAGGCCGCCCTGCAACGCGAACTGGGCACACTGCCTGGCGTCAAAGACATCCGGGGCCAGGGCCTGATGCTGGGCATTGAGCTGAACAAGCCCTGCGGCGCACTCGTGGGCCGCGCGGCTGAAGCGGGCCTGCTGCTCTCAGTGACAGCCGACTCCGTGATTCGCCTGGTGCCCTCGCTGATCCTTACCACTGCCGAAGCCGACGAAATCGTCGCCAAACTGACCCCGCTGGTCAAAGCCATTCTGGCTGAGTAG
- the argF gene encoding ornithine carbamoyltransferase — protein sequence MKHYLQFNDLTADEYTYLFERAALIKKKFKAYEKHHPLVDRTLAMIFEKASTRTRVSFEAGMYQLGGSVVHLTTGDSQLGRAEPIEDSAKVISRMVDLVMIRTYEQTKIEDFAANSRVPVINGLTNEYHPCQILADIFTFIEHRGSIQGKTVAWVGDGNNMANTWLQAASLLGFKVHVSTPSGYEVDEKLAAGAGGISADSYQFFSNPLAACQGADLVTTDVWTSMGYEAENEERKKAFADWCVDTEMMAAAKPDALFMHCLPAHRGEEVEADVIDGPQSVVWDEAENRMHVQKALMEYLLLGRVN from the coding sequence ATGAAACATTACCTGCAGTTCAACGACCTCACCGCCGACGAATACACCTACCTGTTCGAGCGCGCCGCGCTCATCAAGAAGAAGTTCAAGGCCTACGAAAAGCACCACCCGCTGGTGGACCGCACGCTGGCCATGATCTTCGAGAAGGCCAGCACGCGCACGCGCGTGAGTTTCGAGGCGGGCATGTACCAGCTCGGCGGCAGCGTGGTGCACCTGACCACGGGCGACAGCCAGCTGGGCCGCGCCGAGCCGATCGAAGACAGTGCCAAGGTCATCAGCCGCATGGTGGACCTGGTGATGATCCGCACCTACGAACAGACCAAGATCGAGGACTTTGCCGCCAACTCGCGCGTGCCCGTCATCAACGGTCTGACCAACGAATACCACCCCTGCCAGATCCTCGCCGACATCTTCACCTTCATCGAGCACCGAGGCTCCATCCAGGGCAAGACGGTGGCGTGGGTGGGCGATGGCAACAACATGGCCAACACCTGGCTGCAGGCCGCATCGCTGCTGGGCTTCAAGGTGCATGTGAGCACCCCCAGTGGCTACGAAGTTGATGAGAAATTGGCCGCAGGCGCTGGTGGAATAAGCGCTGATAGCTATCAATTTTTTAGCAACCCACTCGCAGCCTGCCAGGGTGCCGACCTGGTCACCACCGACGTGTGGACCAGCATGGGCTACGAAGCCGAGAACGAAGAACGCAAAAAAGCGTTTGCCGACTGGTGCGTGGACACCGAAATGATGGCCGCCGCCAAGCCCGACGCCCTGTTCATGCACTGCCTGCCCGCCCACCGCGGTGAAGAGGTGGAGGCCGACGTGATCGACGGGCCGCAGTCGGTTGTCTGGGATGAGGCAGAAAACAGGATGCATGTGCAAAAGGCACTGATGGAGTACCTTTTGCTGGGCCGGGTGAACTGA